The sequence below is a genomic window from Methylophilus sp. DW102.
GGTATGGGCGCAGAAGTGGTGATGTTTGACTCACGCCCGCATCCGTCAGGCCTGGATCGCCTGCAAGAAGAATTTCCTGAGGTCGAATACCATCTTGGACCTTTTAATAGCAGCTTGCTGGCGGCGATGGATTTGATTGTGGCCAGCCCGGGTGTGGCACTGAAAGAGCCTGTATTGGCCGATCTGATGGCACAAGGCAAAGCCGTGGTCGGTGATGTCGAGCTGTTTGCGCGCTTCCGTGCGCCTTATGCCAAGGTGATTGCCATCACCGGCTCCAACGGCAAAACCACCGTGACCTCGCTGGTGGGCGAAATCTGCAAACAGGCCGGTCTCAATACTATTGTGGCTGGCAATATCGGTTTGCCCGTGCTGGATACGCTGCACATGCCCGCGCCAGACGTTTATGTGCTGGAGCTGTCCAGTTTTCAGCTGGAAACCACGCACAGCCTGGAGATTGATGTTGCCACGGTGCTCAATCTGTCCGAGGACCATATGGATAGATACGACAGCATGACCGATTATGCGCAGGCTAAGGCCCGTATCTACCAGCATGCCCGCATTGCCGTGGTAAACCGAGATGATCCTGCCAGCATGGCATTGGCCGGTGCCTTACCGCAGATTTCATTCGGCGTGAACCCGGCCCCTAGCATCAATGATTATGGCCTCAATGACGCAGGCTGGCTGTGCGCAGGTAATCGTCACTATATTGAAGCCGATACCCTGCAGATTCGCGGCAAACACAATATTGCCAATGCCCTGGCTGCCATTGCGCTGGCACAGGCTATCGGCATAGACAAGGTTTCCATCCTGCATACCGTGCAGTCGTTTGCCGGCTTGCCACACCGCGTGGAGTGGGTGGCCAATATTGAGGATGTCGACTTTTATGATGACTCCAAAGGCACCAATGTCGGCGCGACCTGCGCTGCCATCAGCGGCATGCTCAAACAGGGCAAACCACAAAAAGTGGTGCTGATTGCGGGCGGCGACGGCAAGGGCCAGGACTTTAATCCCTTGCGTGATGCCGTGTTGCACCATGCACGCGCTGTGGTGTTGATCGGCCGTGATGGTCCCAAAATTCAACAGGTCTTGCAGCACTTGCAATTGCCTGTGGTCGATGCCGTTGATCTAACTGCGGCAGTGCATATTGCTAAAACGCTGGCTGAGGCGGGCGATGCGGTCTTGCTGTCCCCTGCCTGCGCCAGTTTTGATATGTTCCGCAACTACGAACACCGCGCACAGGTATTTGTCGAGGCTGTGAAAGCCATGGAGGCCGCATGCTTGGGCCGTTGATGATGTCGCGTGAGCGCTATAACTCGCCCAGCTATGATCAGTCGCTGGTGTGGGTGGTGTTGTCACTGCTGGCGTTTGGCATGGTCATGGTGTATTCGGCCTCCATCGCCTACGCCGACTCAAGCAAGATGTTTGGCCATAACAGCACCTACTTCCTGGTGCGCCAGGCTTTGTATATTTCAGTCGGCTTGGGGGCAGCCATCGTGGTGTTTCAAGTGCCCATGGCCTGGTGGCAAAAGATGTCGCCCTACCTGTTTATTGCCGGCATTGTGCTGCTGATTCTGGTGTTGATCCCCGGCATCGGCAAAGTGGTCAATGGCAGCCGCCGCTGGATTTCCCTGTTGATCATGAATCTGCAGCCTTCAGAACTCATGAAGCTGTTTATTGCCATGTACGCCTCCGACTATGCCGTGCGCAAGGCTAGCAGCATGCACAGCTTTAAAAAAGGCTTTTTACCCATGCTGGGTGTGATGGTGTTTGTCGGCGTGCTGCTGTTGAAAGAGCCTGATTTTGGCGCGTTTGCTGTCACGGCCTCGATTGCGTTTTCCATCATGTGGCTGGGGGGCGTCAATCTCAAGGTGTTTCTGGCCATGCTGGGCGCCTTGCCATTGGCGGTGATTGGTCTGGTGGTGATGGAACCCTATCGTCTGGAGCGCATGAAAGGCTTTTTGAATCCGTTTGATGATCCATTTGATACCGGTTATCAGTTATCGCATGCCCTGATCGCGTTTGGTCGGGGTGAGTTTTGGGGGGTGGGTCTGGGCGGCAGTGTGGAAAAACTGCTCTATCTGCCAGAGGCACATACTGACTTTTTACTGGCCGTGGTGGCGGAAGAGTTGGGCTATGTCGGTGTGCTGGTCGTGGTCTTGCTGTTTGCCTGGCTGGTGATCCGCGCCTTTAGCATTGCCAAAGAAGCCGTTGCCAATGAGCGTTATTACTCGGCCTTGCTGGCACAAGGGATTGGCGTCTGGATGGGCGTGCAGGGTTTTATCAATATGGGCGTGAATATGGGCCTGTTGCCCACCAAAGGCCTGACTTTGCCACTTTTGTCTTACGGTGGTAGCGGCATATTGGCTAACTGCATCGCTTTATCGGTGTTGCTGCGCATTGACTTCGAGAACAGACGTCTGCAGAAAGGCTTGCAGTCATGACCCGTGCATACACATTACTGGTGATGGCGGGCGGCACTGGCGGCCATGTCTATCCTGCGATGGCCGTGGCCGATGCCTTGCATGCACAAGGCTGGCAGATCGTCTGGCTGGCCACCGAGGGGGGCATGGAAAACCGCCTGATTGCAGACAAACCTTATGAAAAAGCCATGATGACCATGCAAGGCGTGCGCGGTAAAGGCCTCATGAGCTGGGTGACATTGCCAGTCAAACTGGCGCGTGCATTTTCACAGGCACGGGCGGCGATCAAGCAGTATCAACCACATGTGGTCCTGGGCATGGGTGGCTTTGCCGCTTTTCCAGGCGGCGTCATGGCCAAGCTGGCTGGCGTGCCGCTGGTGATTCATGAGCAAAACTCGGTGGCGGGGTTGACCAATAAAGTGCTGGCCAAGCTGGCGAACCGTGTATTGACTGGTTTCCCCAATGCGTTGGGAGCCAAAGGGGAAATGGTCGGTAATCCGGTACGTGAAGGCATTACCACCTTGCCTACGCCCGAACAGCGCTTTGCCGAGCATCACGGCGTGTTGCGGTTCCTGGTGGTAGGCGGCAGTTTGGGCGCGGTGGCATTGAACACCTTGTTGCCACAGGCTTTTGCGCAGTTGCCGCCCAATGCGCGGCCACAGATCATTCATCAGTCTGGTGAAAAACAGATTGAGGCTTTGAAAAAAGCCTATGCCGAGGCAGGTGTGGCGGCTGATTGCCGCGCCTTTATCCATGACATGGCAGAAGTGTATGCCTGGGCAGATCTGGTGATTTGCCGGGCTGGAGCCCTGACCGTGGCGGAGTTGGCCAATGTGGGCGCTGCCAGCATTCTGGTGCCCTTCCCGTTTGCGGTGGATGATCACCAGACCACCAATGCCGCGTATTTGGCACAAGCAGGCGCGGCGCAGCTGATACAACAGCGTGACCTGGACATTGGGTCATTGGCCGCCTTGTTGCAAACACTGGATAGAGCCACTTGCCTGGCGATGGCGCAAAAAGCGCGCACACTGGCCAGGCCACAGGCCACGCGCCAGGTGGCAGCGATTTGCCAGCAACTGGCCGAGAACAACGGAAAACTTAAAGCACTATGAAACATAAAGTCAAAAAAATTCATTTTATCGGCATCGGCGGCTCGGGCATGAGCGGCATTGCCGAAGTGCTGCTGAACCTGGGCTTTGAAGTCAGCGGGTCAGACCTGGCCAGCAATACCACCACCAGACGCTTGCAAGGGTTTGGCGCCACCGTGTTTCAGGGCCATGCCACCGAGCATCTTGGCAATGCGGATGTGGTGGTGGTATCCAGTGCGATCAATGAAGAAAACCCGGAAATCATCGCCGCGCGTGCGCGCAAAGTGCCCGTGATTCCGCGTGCGGTCATGCTGGCCGAACTCATGCGCTTCAAGCAAGGCATCGCCGTGGCAGGCACGCATGGCAAAACCACCACTACCAGCCTGATTGCCAGCATTCTGGCAGAGGCCGACATGGATCCGACCTTTGTCATTGGCGGCAAGCTAGAAGCCGCCAGCGCCAATGCGCGCTTGGGCACGGGTGAATGGATCGTGGTAGAGGCGGATGAGTCTGATGCGTCGTTCTTACACCTGACGCCGATCATGGCGGTGGTGACCAATATCGACCAGGACCACATGGACACTTACGAGCACAGTTTTGACAAACTCAAAACCGCGTTTGTCGAGTTCTTGC
It includes:
- the murD gene encoding UDP-N-acetylmuramoyl-L-alanine--D-glutamate ligase; this encodes MKKNFEHQRIAVLGLGDTGFSALRWLRGMGAEVVMFDSRPHPSGLDRLQEEFPEVEYHLGPFNSSLLAAMDLIVASPGVALKEPVLADLMAQGKAVVGDVELFARFRAPYAKVIAITGSNGKTTVTSLVGEICKQAGLNTIVAGNIGLPVLDTLHMPAPDVYVLELSSFQLETTHSLEIDVATVLNLSEDHMDRYDSMTDYAQAKARIYQHARIAVVNRDDPASMALAGALPQISFGVNPAPSINDYGLNDAGWLCAGNRHYIEADTLQIRGKHNIANALAAIALAQAIGIDKVSILHTVQSFAGLPHRVEWVANIEDVDFYDDSKGTNVGATCAAISGMLKQGKPQKVVLIAGGDGKGQDFNPLRDAVLHHARAVVLIGRDGPKIQQVLQHLQLPVVDAVDLTAAVHIAKTLAEAGDAVLLSPACASFDMFRNYEHRAQVFVEAVKAMEAACLGR
- the ftsW gene encoding putative lipid II flippase FtsW; its protein translation is MLGPLMMSRERYNSPSYDQSLVWVVLSLLAFGMVMVYSASIAYADSSKMFGHNSTYFLVRQALYISVGLGAAIVVFQVPMAWWQKMSPYLFIAGIVLLILVLIPGIGKVVNGSRRWISLLIMNLQPSELMKLFIAMYASDYAVRKASSMHSFKKGFLPMLGVMVFVGVLLLKEPDFGAFAVTASIAFSIMWLGGVNLKVFLAMLGALPLAVIGLVVMEPYRLERMKGFLNPFDDPFDTGYQLSHALIAFGRGEFWGVGLGGSVEKLLYLPEAHTDFLLAVVAEELGYVGVLVVVLLFAWLVIRAFSIAKEAVANERYYSALLAQGIGVWMGVQGFINMGVNMGLLPTKGLTLPLLSYGGSGILANCIALSVLLRIDFENRRLQKGLQS
- the murG gene encoding undecaprenyldiphospho-muramoylpentapeptide beta-N-acetylglucosaminyltransferase, translating into MTRAYTLLVMAGGTGGHVYPAMAVADALHAQGWQIVWLATEGGMENRLIADKPYEKAMMTMQGVRGKGLMSWVTLPVKLARAFSQARAAIKQYQPHVVLGMGGFAAFPGGVMAKLAGVPLVIHEQNSVAGLTNKVLAKLANRVLTGFPNALGAKGEMVGNPVREGITTLPTPEQRFAEHHGVLRFLVVGGSLGAVALNTLLPQAFAQLPPNARPQIIHQSGEKQIEALKKAYAEAGVAADCRAFIHDMAEVYAWADLVICRAGALTVAELANVGAASILVPFPFAVDDHQTTNAAYLAQAGAAQLIQQRDLDIGSLAALLQTLDRATCLAMAQKARTLARPQATRQVAAICQQLAENNGKLKAL